From Jiangella mangrovi:
CCTTGGACTCCGCCGTGCGCACGTACTCCGAGCCCAGCTCGGCGATGACGCCGCTGCGCACGTAGCGCGTGAACGGGCCGGCCACGCCGAAGGCCAGGATCGCCACCGGCATGACCAGGTGGTGCAGCGAGTCGCCCAGGCTCGGCGCGCCCGGCGTCGACATGCCCGCCGACGGCACCCAGCCCAGCTGCAGCGCGAACACGTAGATGGCCAGGATGCAGAGGAAGAAGCCGGGGATCGACACCGCGCCGAGGCTCAGCGCCGCGGTCCAGTAATCGGCGGCGGTGTTGCGCCGCACCGCGGCCAGCATGCCCAGCGGGATCGCGATGGCGATGCCCAGACCCAGGCCGAGCCCCATCAGCTCGATGGTCGGCACCAGCCGCTCGGCCAGCAGCTCCGACACCGGCCGGTTGTTGGTGAGCGAGTAGCCGAGGTCACCCGTCGCCACGCCCTGCAACCAGGACCAGTACTGCACCGGCAGCGGCCGGTCCAGCCCCAGCTCCTGCCGCTTCTGCTCGATGAACGCGGCGCTGTCGGCGCCTAGCTGGTCGACCGGCACCATCATCGTCACCGGATCGCCCGGAGCGGCGTGGACGAGCCCGAAGAGCCCGACAGTCACCAGGAACAGCACGAGGACGCTCACCGCGAAGCGCCGCACGAGGTACGCCGTCACCGGCCGACCCCCCGACCCTTGAGCATGACATCACCAGCCCGCCGCAATCTGAAACAGTGTTCCAAGGATTGCGGCGGTTCAGGTGACTGTCAAGGTCTACCCCACGGGCTCGATGGTGGAACGCAGCAGCGACGAGCGCAGGTACTCGAGCACCGCGACCACGTCGGCGTCGCCGGCCAGGCCGGACGCGATGCGGCCCAGCACAGTGAGGTAGCGCTTCTGCTCCTCGAGCCCGAACTCGGCCGACGGCCCCGAGACGCTGATGGCCGCGAGCACCTCGCCGCGCACCGCGACCGGCACCGCGAGGCAGCGCAGGCCGGTGCTGGACTCGTTGTCGTCGAACCCGTAGCCGCGGCGCATGGTGGTGCGCAGCTCTCGCTGCAGCGCGGCCAGCGTGGTGATGGTGCGGTCGGTGTACGCGGGGAACGGCTCGGCCGGCGTGTGCGGCGCGACGTCGGCCGCGTCGAGCGTGGCCAGCAGCACCTTGCCCAGGCCGCTGACGTAGGCCGGCGCCCGGTGGCCGGCGGCGCTGGCGTAGCGCAGCGCGCGGTCGGGCTCGCGGACGCACACGTGCAGCACCTGGTCGCCGTCGAGCAGCCCGAGGTTGCCGGTCTGCCCGGTCTCGCCGGCCAGTTCCTCGAGGTAGCGGCCGGCCACCTGCGAGATGTCGAGCTGCGCGACGTAGGCGTCGGACAGGATCTGCACCTTGTGCCCCAGGCGGTAGGCCGGGCGCTCGTCGACGCGGACCACGTACTCCTCGCGGTCCAGCACGCTGAGCAGCCTGACCAGCGTGCTCTTCGGCATGCCGGTGTGCTCGTGGAAGTCGGCGATGGTCTGCGGCGAGCGGCCGCGGGCCAGGATCTCGAGCAGGTTGAGGCCCCTGGAGAGGGCCTGTGCGTGGTAGTGGACGGCGTCGGTCTCGCTGTCGGACGAGCGACGCCAGCCGGGCGGCTGGGAGCGGGACATGGGACGACCTCCAGGTGTCGGAAGAAAGGAACTCAGTTTCAGATTGAGATGCTAGCAGCGGGAATGTCACGTCCCCCGCACTCTTGACTCCGGGCTCCGACCTCGCAGATCATCGATTGTTGGAATGGAGTTCCAGATTTGCGACGGGAGGCCTCGGTGTCCGAGGAGCCGGAGACGATCGAGTGGACCGGCGACGGCGTGCGGCTGGCGCTGTCCGTTCCCGTGGACGGGCCCGTGCGGGTGCTGGGCCTGCGCCCAGGCGTCGTCATGGGTGACCGCGGGCATCCGCTCGTCGAGCTCGCGGTGGGCGGCGAGGGCCGGGTCGACCGCAGCGCGCACGCCCAGCACCGCTTCACCGCCGCCGGCAGCCGGTTGCGGTACCGCTCGCACAGCGCCGACGGCGACCACCTGCGGGTGGTCCAGGCGGACCCGGCGAGCGGGCTCGTGGTCACTTCGGTGGTCGAGCGGACCACGCCGGGGACGGTCCGATGCCACACGTCGACGCACAACGCGGGCTCCGACCCGGTGCTACTGGACTTCGTGTCGTCGCTGGTCCTGACCGGTTTCGGCGGCCTCGACGCGGACCTGCGGCTGCACCACGCCCGCAACGCCTGGTGTGCCGAGGCGCGCTGGCAGCAGGTCGACCTCGAGTCGGCCGGCATCGTCGACGTGGCCCGGCTCGGCGGTGTCGCCGACACCACGCTGGGCCAGTTCGCCGTCACCACGACCGGCAGCTGGTCCACCGGCGACCACCTGCCCATGGGCGCGATCGAGGACGGCGGCCGCGGGGCGACCTGGCTGTGGCAGATCGAGCACAACGGGCCGTCGCACTGGGCCGTCGGCGACCACGACGGCGACCTGTTCCTGCTCTGCTCCGGGCCGGCGTCGGCCGAGCACCAGTGGCGGCGGCGGCTCGCGCCCGGCGACACGTTCGAGTCGGTGCCGGTCACCGTCGTCGTTTCGGACCATGGGCTGGAGCACGCGTTCGGCCTGCTGACCGGGCACCGCCGCGTGGTGCGCCGGCCGCACGCCGACAACGAGTGGCTGCCGGTGGTCTTCAACGACTACATGAACTGCCTCAAGGGCGACCCCACCGAGGCCGACCTCGTGCCGCTGATCGACGCGGCCGCCGCGGCGGGGGCGGAGTACTTCGTCATCGACGCC
This genomic window contains:
- a CDS encoding IclR family transcriptional regulator — protein: MSRSQPPGWRRSSDSETDAVHYHAQALSRGLNLLEILARGRSPQTIADFHEHTGMPKSTLVRLLSVLDREEYVVRVDERPAYRLGHKVQILSDAYVAQLDISQVAGRYLEELAGETGQTGNLGLLDGDQVLHVCVREPDRALRYASAAGHRAPAYVSGLGKVLLATLDAADVAPHTPAEPFPAYTDRTITTLAALQRELRTTMRRGYGFDDNESSTGLRCLAVPVAVRGEVLAAISVSGPSAEFGLEEQKRYLTVLGRIASGLAGDADVVAVLEYLRSSLLRSTIEPVG
- a CDS encoding ABC transporter permease subunit codes for the protein MTAYLVRRFAVSVLVLFLVTVGLFGLVHAAPGDPVTMMVPVDQLGADSAAFIEQKRQELGLDRPLPVQYWSWLQGVATGDLGYSLTNNRPVSELLAERLVPTIELMGLGLGLGIAIAIPLGMLAAVRRNTAADYWTAALSLGAVSIPGFFLCILAIYVFALQLGWVPSAGMSTPGAPSLGDSLHHLVMPVAILAFGVAGPFTRYVRSGVIAELGSEYVRTAESKGATPRRILFGHVLRNALIPLITVLGLTLPALLVGAVVVEQIFAWPGMGQLVISAVNQQDYPVIIGFAFFVAILVLLSNMLADVLYSVADPRVSLQ